One segment of Macaca fascicularis isolate 582-1 chromosome 4, T2T-MFA8v1.1 DNA contains the following:
- the RGL2 gene encoding ral guanine nucleotide dissociation stimulator-like 2 isoform X5, which produces MPPPRSSRRLRAGTLEALVRHLLDTRTSGTDGTFMSAFLATHRAFTSTPALLGLMADRLEALESHPTGELERTTEVAISVLSTWLASHPEDFGSEAKGQLDRLESFLLQTGYAAGKGVGGGSADLIRNLRSRVDPQAPDLPKPLALPGDPPADPTDVLVFLADHLAEQLTLLDAELFLNLIPSQCLGGLWGHRDRPGHSHLCPSVRATVTQFNKVAGAVVSSVLGATSTGEGPGEVTIRPLRPPQRARLLEKWIRVAEECRLLRNFSSVYAVVSALQSSPIHRLRAAWGEATRDSLRVFSSLCQIFSEEDNYSQSRELLVQEVKLQSPLEPHSKKAPRSGSRGGGIVPYLGTFLKDLVMLDAASKDELENGYINFDKRRKVSGVPGLDAGLLNPCSWKGRGESQVSLSFGSCSLRAPSQEFAVLSELRRLQNECRGYNLQPDHDIQRWLQGLRPLTEAQSHRVSCEVEPPGSSDPPAPRVLRPTLVISQWTEVLGSVGVPTPLVSCERPSMAGDEVPTTPAPLLTRLAQHMKWPSVSSLDSALESSPSLHSPADPSHLSPPASSPRPSRGHRRSASCGSPLSGGAEGASGGTGYGGGGSGPGASDCRIIRVQMELGEDGSVYKSILVTSQDKAPSVISRVLKKNNRDSAVVSEYELVQLLPGERELTIPASANVFYAMDGASHDFLLRQRRRSSAATPGVTSGPSASGTPPSEGGGGSFPRIKATGRKIARALF; this is translated from the exons ATGCCTCCCCCGCGTTCCTCCCGACGGCTCCGAGCTGGCACTCTGGAGGCCCTGGTCAGACACCTACTGGATACCCGGACATCAGGGACTGATGGGACTTTCATGTCAGCCTTCCTGGCCACCCACCGGGCCTTCACCTCGACGCCTGCCTTGCTAGGACTTATGGCTGACAG GCTGGAAGCCCTTGAATCTCATCCTACCGGTGAACTAGAGAGGACAACAGA GGTAGCCATCTCTGTGCTGTCAACCTGGCTGGCCTCTCACCCTGAGGATTTTGGCTCTGAGGCCAAGGGTCAGCTTGACCGGCTTGAGAGCTTCTTACTTCAGACAGGGTATGCAGCAGGGAAGGGTGTTGGGGGGGGCAGCGCTGACCTCATCCGCAACCTCCGGTCCCGGGTGGACCCTCAGGCCCCCGACCTTCCTAAGCCCCTGGCCCTCCCCGGCGATCCCCCTGCTGACCCCACGGATGTCCTGGTGTTCCTCGCTGACCACTTGGCCGAACAGCTGACCCTGCTAGATGCG GAGCTATTTCTCAATTTGATCCCCTCTCAGTGCCTGGGAGGCCTGTGGGGTCACAGAGACCGGCCAGGACATTCTCACCTCTGCCCATCTGTCCGAGCTACTGTCACACAGTTCAACAAGGTGGCAGGGGCAGTGGTTAGTTCTGTCCTGGGGGCTACCTCCACCGGAGAGGGACCTGGGGAGGTGACCATACGGCCACTCCGTCCCCCCCAGAGGGCCCGCCTCCTGGAGAAGTGGATCCGCGTGGCGGAG GAGTGCCGGCTGCTCCGAAACTTCTCTTCAGTTTATGCTGTGGTGTCAGCCCTGCAGTCCAGCCCCATCCACAGGCTTCGGGCAGCCTGGGGGGAAGCAACcag ggACAGCCTCAGAGTCTTTTCTAGCCTCTGCCAGATTTTCTCCGAGGAGGATAATTATTCCCAGAGTCGGGAGCTGCTCGTGCAG gagGTAAAGTTGCAGTCTCCTCTGGAGCCACACTCCAAGAAGGCCCCGAGGTCTGGCTCCCGGGGTGGG GGTATAGTCCCATACCTTGGCACCTTCCTGAAGGACCTTGTGATGCTGGATGCAGCCTCCAAGGATGAGTTGGAG AATGGATACATCAATTTTGACAAGCGGAGGAAGGTGAGTGGAGTGCCTGGGCTGGATGCTGGACTTCTCAATCCATGTTCCTGGAAGGGGAGGGGGGAAAGTCAGGTGTCCCTGAGTTTTGGCTCCTGCAGTTTGAGGGCTCCTTCCCAGGAGTTTGCAGTCCTTTCTGAGTTGCGACGGCTCCAGAATGAATGTCGTGGCTATAACCTCCAACCTGACCATGATATCCAGAGGTGGCTACAGGGGCTCCGGCCACTGACAGAGGCTCAGAG CCATCGTGTATCCTGTGAGGTGGAGCCACCTGGTTCCAGTGACCCTCCTGCCCCACGGGTGCTTCGGCCAACATTGGTCATCTCGCAGTGGACAGA GGTTCTGGGCTCTGTTGGGGTCCCTACCCCGCTTGTGTCCTGCGAGCGGCCCAGTATGGCGGGAGATGAGGTGCCTACAACTCCTGCTCCTCTGCTGACTCGGCTGGCCCAG CACATGAAGTGGCCATCTGTCTCGTCACTAGACTCTGCCCTGGAAAGCAGTCCATCCCTGCACAGTCCAGCTGACCCCAGCCATCTCTCCCCACCAGCCTCCTCCCCTAGGCCTTCTCGAGGTCACCGCCGCTCAGCCTCCTGTGGCTCCCCGCTGAGTGGGGGTGCAGAAGGGGCCTCCGGGGGGACTGGATATGGGGGAGGGGGATCTGGGCCAGGGGCCTCTGATTGCCGAATCATCCGAGTCCAGATGGAGCTGGGGGAAGATGGCAGTGTCTATAAGAGCATTTTG GTGACAAGCCAGGACAAGGCTCCAAGTGTCATCAGTCGTGTCCTTAAGAAAAACAATCGTGACTCTGCAGTGGTTTCAGAGTATGAGCTGGTACAGCTGCTGCCAGGGGAGCGAG AGCTGACTATCCCAGCCTCGGCTAACGTATTCTACGCCATGGATGGAGCTTCACACGATTTCCTCCTGCGGCAGCGGCGAAGGTCCTCTGCTGCTACACCTGGCGTCACCAGTGGCCCGTCTGCCTCAGGAACTCCTCCgagtgagggaggagggggctccTTTCCCAGGATCAAGGCCACAGGGAGGAAGATTGCACGGGCACTGTTCTGA
- the RGL2 gene encoding ral guanine nucleotide dissociation stimulator-like 2 isoform X6, producing MPPPRSSRRLRAGTLEALVRHLLDTRTSGTDGTFMSAFLATHRAFTSTPALLGLMADRLEALESHPTGELERTTEVAISVLSTWLASHPEDFGSEAKGQLDRLESFLLQTGYAAGKGVGGGSADLIRNLRSRVDPQAPDLPKPLALPGDPPADPTDVLVFLADHLAEQLTLLDAELFLNLIPSQCLGGLWGHRDRPGHSHLCPSVRATVTQFNKVAGAVVSSVLGATSTGEGPGEVTIRPLRPPQRARLLEKWIRVAEECRLLRNFSSVYAVVSALQSSPIHRLRAAWGEATRDSLRVFSSLCQIFSEEDNYSQSRELLVQEVKLQSPLEPHSKKAPRSGSRGGGIVPYLGTFLKDLVMLDAASKDELENGYINFDKRRKEFAVLSELRRLQNECRGYNLQPDHDIQRWLQGLRPLTEAQSHRVSCEVEPPGSSDPPAPRVLRPTLVISQWTEVLGSVGVPTPLVSCERPSMAGDEVPTTPAPLLTRLAQHMKWPSVSSLDSALESSPSLHSPADPSHLSPPASSPRPSRGHRRSASCGSPLSGGAEGASGGTGYGGGGSGPGASDCRIIRVQMELGEDGSVYKSILVTSQDKAPSVISRVLKKNNRDSAVVSEYELVQLLPGERELTIPASANVFYAMDGASHDFLLRQRRRSSAATPGVTSGPSASGTPPSEGGGGSFPRIKATGRKIARALF from the exons ATGCCTCCCCCGCGTTCCTCCCGACGGCTCCGAGCTGGCACTCTGGAGGCCCTGGTCAGACACCTACTGGATACCCGGACATCAGGGACTGATGGGACTTTCATGTCAGCCTTCCTGGCCACCCACCGGGCCTTCACCTCGACGCCTGCCTTGCTAGGACTTATGGCTGACAG GCTGGAAGCCCTTGAATCTCATCCTACCGGTGAACTAGAGAGGACAACAGA GGTAGCCATCTCTGTGCTGTCAACCTGGCTGGCCTCTCACCCTGAGGATTTTGGCTCTGAGGCCAAGGGTCAGCTTGACCGGCTTGAGAGCTTCTTACTTCAGACAGGGTATGCAGCAGGGAAGGGTGTTGGGGGGGGCAGCGCTGACCTCATCCGCAACCTCCGGTCCCGGGTGGACCCTCAGGCCCCCGACCTTCCTAAGCCCCTGGCCCTCCCCGGCGATCCCCCTGCTGACCCCACGGATGTCCTGGTGTTCCTCGCTGACCACTTGGCCGAACAGCTGACCCTGCTAGATGCG GAGCTATTTCTCAATTTGATCCCCTCTCAGTGCCTGGGAGGCCTGTGGGGTCACAGAGACCGGCCAGGACATTCTCACCTCTGCCCATCTGTCCGAGCTACTGTCACACAGTTCAACAAGGTGGCAGGGGCAGTGGTTAGTTCTGTCCTGGGGGCTACCTCCACCGGAGAGGGACCTGGGGAGGTGACCATACGGCCACTCCGTCCCCCCCAGAGGGCCCGCCTCCTGGAGAAGTGGATCCGCGTGGCGGAG GAGTGCCGGCTGCTCCGAAACTTCTCTTCAGTTTATGCTGTGGTGTCAGCCCTGCAGTCCAGCCCCATCCACAGGCTTCGGGCAGCCTGGGGGGAAGCAACcag ggACAGCCTCAGAGTCTTTTCTAGCCTCTGCCAGATTTTCTCCGAGGAGGATAATTATTCCCAGAGTCGGGAGCTGCTCGTGCAG gagGTAAAGTTGCAGTCTCCTCTGGAGCCACACTCCAAGAAGGCCCCGAGGTCTGGCTCCCGGGGTGGG GGTATAGTCCCATACCTTGGCACCTTCCTGAAGGACCTTGTGATGCTGGATGCAGCCTCCAAGGATGAGTTGGAG AATGGATACATCAATTTTGACAAGCGGAGGAAG GAGTTTGCAGTCCTTTCTGAGTTGCGACGGCTCCAGAATGAATGTCGTGGCTATAACCTCCAACCTGACCATGATATCCAGAGGTGGCTACAGGGGCTCCGGCCACTGACAGAGGCTCAGAG CCATCGTGTATCCTGTGAGGTGGAGCCACCTGGTTCCAGTGACCCTCCTGCCCCACGGGTGCTTCGGCCAACATTGGTCATCTCGCAGTGGACAGA GGTTCTGGGCTCTGTTGGGGTCCCTACCCCGCTTGTGTCCTGCGAGCGGCCCAGTATGGCGGGAGATGAGGTGCCTACAACTCCTGCTCCTCTGCTGACTCGGCTGGCCCAG CACATGAAGTGGCCATCTGTCTCGTCACTAGACTCTGCCCTGGAAAGCAGTCCATCCCTGCACAGTCCAGCTGACCCCAGCCATCTCTCCCCACCAGCCTCCTCCCCTAGGCCTTCTCGAGGTCACCGCCGCTCAGCCTCCTGTGGCTCCCCGCTGAGTGGGGGTGCAGAAGGGGCCTCCGGGGGGACTGGATATGGGGGAGGGGGATCTGGGCCAGGGGCCTCTGATTGCCGAATCATCCGAGTCCAGATGGAGCTGGGGGAAGATGGCAGTGTCTATAAGAGCATTTTG GTGACAAGCCAGGACAAGGCTCCAAGTGTCATCAGTCGTGTCCTTAAGAAAAACAATCGTGACTCTGCAGTGGTTTCAGAGTATGAGCTGGTACAGCTGCTGCCAGGGGAGCGAG AGCTGACTATCCCAGCCTCGGCTAACGTATTCTACGCCATGGATGGAGCTTCACACGATTTCCTCCTGCGGCAGCGGCGAAGGTCCTCTGCTGCTACACCTGGCGTCACCAGTGGCCCGTCTGCCTCAGGAACTCCTCCgagtgagggaggagggggctccTTTCCCAGGATCAAGGCCACAGGGAGGAAGATTGCACGGGCACTGTTCTGA